The Streptomyces aurantiacus genome includes a region encoding these proteins:
- a CDS encoding ArsR/SmtB family transcription factor, protein MRSDEEAETEKQPGAAGDAETDQVFKALADGTRRRLLDRLHEHSGQTLGELCEHIDMTRQSVTQHLAVLEAANLVSTVRRGRQKLHYLNPVPLHEIQERWIDKFERPRLRALSALKRRAEEDMTDKPTFVYVTYIASTPEKVWDALTDADVTATYWGHSNVSEDWRPGSRWEHRRTDGSGVADVVGSVVESERPTRLVTTWASPEDEKQEDRHSRVTYDIRPHGDIVRLTVTHEDLADETAAREVSGGWPAVLANLKSLLETGSPLPQEPWLVPGN, encoded by the coding sequence GTGCGATCGGATGAGGAAGCAGAGACGGAGAAACAGCCGGGAGCGGCCGGGGACGCGGAGACCGACCAGGTCTTCAAGGCGCTGGCCGACGGGACACGCAGACGCCTGCTCGACAGGCTGCACGAACACAGCGGGCAGACGCTGGGCGAGCTCTGCGAACACATCGACATGACCCGCCAGTCGGTGACCCAGCACCTGGCCGTCCTGGAGGCCGCCAACCTGGTCAGCACGGTGCGGCGGGGACGGCAGAAGCTGCACTACCTCAACCCCGTACCGCTCCACGAGATCCAGGAGCGGTGGATCGACAAGTTCGAGCGTCCGCGCCTTCGCGCGCTGAGCGCACTCAAGCGACGAGCCGAGGAAGACATGACCGACAAGCCGACTTTCGTGTACGTCACCTACATCGCCAGCACTCCGGAGAAGGTGTGGGACGCCCTCACCGACGCCGACGTCACGGCCACGTACTGGGGCCACAGCAACGTCTCGGAGGACTGGCGCCCCGGCTCGCGGTGGGAGCATCGGCGCACGGACGGTTCCGGCGTCGCCGACGTGGTCGGCAGCGTCGTGGAGAGTGAGCGGCCCACCCGTCTGGTGACCACCTGGGCCTCGCCCGAGGACGAGAAGCAGGAGGACCGGCATTCCAGGGTCACCTACGACATCCGGCCGCACGGCGACATCGTCCGGCTGACCGTCACGCACGAGGACCTGGCGGACGAGACCGCGGCCAGGGAGGTCTCCGGCGGCTGGCCGGCCGTCCTGGCCAACCTGAAGTCGCTCCTGGAGACCGGCAGTCCGCTGCCGCAGGAGCCGTGGCTGGTGCCCGGGAACTGA
- a CDS encoding SPW repeat protein — protein MANVSNTRGDITSHPDVPEMRDRYDRMLGGRDVALVDGPVFLLGLYCAASPWILHYTTSQPALVTHNLIMGIAIGVLALGFTTTPTRMYGLSWAMCAIGAWMIISPWIVGESPDAGVVLNNIIIGVLAVMLGFLCAAASTKSAPQT, from the coding sequence ATGGCCAACGTCTCGAACACCAGAGGTGACATCACCAGCCACCCTGATGTACCCGAAATGCGGGATCGATACGACCGCATGCTCGGTGGTCGCGATGTGGCGCTCGTGGACGGACCGGTGTTCCTGCTCGGTCTGTACTGCGCCGCTTCCCCGTGGATTCTCCACTACACGACGAGTCAGCCCGCCCTCGTGACGCACAACCTCATCATGGGCATCGCCATCGGCGTACTGGCTCTCGGATTCACCACCACTCCGACGCGGATGTACGGCCTGAGCTGGGCCATGTGCGCCATAGGCGCCTGGATGATCATCTCGCCCTGGATCGTCGGCGAGAGCCCCGACGCGGGCGTCGTACTGAACAACATCATCATCGGCGTCCTCGCCGTGATGCTGGGATTCCTGTGCGCGGCCGCCTCCACGAAGAGTGCACCACAGACATAG
- a CDS encoding MerR family transcriptional regulator — MTTGGLARRLGVSPTTLRSWDRRYGLGPAVRADGRHRRWTPRDVAVLEAMCRLTSAGVPPAEAARAAQEAAAGEGAARGGGAGAAGEAAAERRTAVDGTGPAPAGRSAAVDGEAPPERLPPAGGSPAAGARPAVGGLKPGSGRRSHAAGALPLGDVRQECRGLARAAVRLDAPAVDGQLASAVERYGLAVAWEEVMVPTLHAVGRKWASSGDRYVEVEHLLSWHVSTALRRVTPSSRAATPWDVAQGPVVLACLPGEQHTLPLEALNAGLTERGLPTRMFGAAVPLEALTAAVRRVGPAAVVLWAQGRSTASIPLARHIAATQWGVRGARSQPTVVLGGPGWAGRSARGMVRPSSLTEALSVLTARYESGARGRPADGPAD, encoded by the coding sequence ATGACGACCGGGGGCCTGGCCCGTCGGCTCGGAGTGTCTCCGACCACGCTCCGCTCGTGGGACCGCCGGTACGGCCTGGGCCCCGCGGTCCGCGCAGACGGGCGGCACCGCCGCTGGACACCCCGGGACGTGGCGGTGCTGGAGGCGATGTGCCGGCTCACCTCGGCCGGTGTGCCACCCGCCGAGGCGGCGCGCGCCGCCCAGGAGGCAGCTGCCGGAGAGGGAGCCGCCAGGGGCGGCGGCGCGGGGGCCGCCGGAGAAGCGGCCGCTGAGCGGCGGACCGCGGTGGACGGGACTGGCCCGGCCCCTGCGGGCCGGTCCGCGGCCGTTGACGGAGAAGCCCCGCCCGAACGCCTGCCGCCCGCAGGGGGCAGCCCGGCGGCCGGGGCCCGGCCCGCGGTCGGCGGCCTGAAGCCCGGGAGCGGTCGGCGCTCGCACGCGGCGGGCGCACTGCCCCTCGGCGATGTGCGCCAGGAGTGCCGCGGGCTGGCCCGGGCGGCCGTGCGGCTCGACGCCCCGGCCGTGGACGGCCAACTGGCCTCGGCCGTCGAGCGGTACGGCCTCGCCGTCGCCTGGGAGGAGGTGATGGTGCCGACCCTGCACGCCGTGGGACGCAAGTGGGCGTCGTCCGGCGACCGCTATGTCGAGGTCGAACACCTGCTGTCCTGGCACGTCTCCACCGCGCTGCGCCGTGTCACGCCGTCCTCCCGGGCGGCGACGCCGTGGGACGTCGCGCAGGGGCCCGTGGTCCTGGCCTGCCTGCCGGGCGAGCAGCACACCCTGCCGCTGGAGGCGCTCAACGCCGGGCTCACGGAACGCGGCCTGCCCACCAGGATGTTCGGCGCGGCGGTTCCGTTGGAGGCACTCACCGCGGCGGTGCGCCGTGTGGGACCCGCGGCCGTGGTCCTGTGGGCCCAGGGCCGTTCCACGGCGAGCATCCCTCTGGCCCGGCACATCGCCGCCACGCAGTGGGGAGTGCGGGGCGCGCGAAGTCAGCCCACGGTCGTCCTCGGCGGCCCCGGATGGGCCGGCCGCTCGGCCCGGGGCATGGTCCGGCCGTCGAGCCTGACGGAGGCGTTGTCGGTTCTCACTGCCCGGTACGAGAGCGGCGCCCGGGGCCGGCCGGCCGACGGGCCGGCCGACTGA